GAAAACCGACTTGATATATTCCTCATTGGCGATCCTCCCTATTTGTATTTCTTTACTGTAAACTCCTCTTGTACGTAAGCTCTCGAAGTGTGAAGAAAATATTCAAGTGAAATTTACAagtaagttttttctttaaaatatttcatattttaaatatggactaattacaacttaccaccaaaatttaagttaacTACtcatggtttgaaatttgacattttattcACTTAGATTAACTTAGTTAGGTTTCCGTAACCAAACTCGGTTAAAAATTAGactaaatatgtatttttgttctcttttatgtttccttcttctcaaaacacaaaaaaaaaaaaaaaaaaagataaaaaagtgaGAGTTTTGTATAAATTAAGAACAAATATTACCACCAGCATAGAAGCTTCAACTACAAAActctcactttttcatcctattttgtcttattcttttatgttttgtatgttttgagaggagagaaataaaaaagagagcaaaaatacatatttaaccCAATTTTTTAATAGACATAGGTTATGGAACCCTAATTAAGCTAACTTCAATCAAGgatagacaacttaaattttgactAAACCATAAGTGGGAAAGTTATAATTCgccatttaaatatttaaaagcatttatTAGCATTTGTTTctatatttgattatttgttattttggaTCCCCTAGGTTCCCACATCTATCTTTGAATTGAATATTGGCAAATCTTTTATTATCAATGAAACTTAtcattagaaaagaaaaaaaaggccaaaTTGTTTGATCAATTAATGATAAGTGGAAAAAATAATTCTCACTTTATGCACCACCAATTAGGTACACTATACATTAAGCACCTTTAGTATGataatcactccacaagtacaaAGTTGTATACACCATACAATcacactttatatatatatatatatatatatcaaacacATTACATGCTATAATTAATGGAGTATGAAGTGAAACACTCgagtttataaataaataaaaaaagtgaaattgttGGAGTTTGACATGAGTTTTTATTGAAGGGAAGTTTCaatacaattaaaataaattggtcCCTCAAGGAAACATGACTCTATGGTTTCTTAAAATAGAAATAACAGATCCAAGGAAAATTGAAATGTAAATTGTAAAGCATCTCTTAAACATGGCAAATCAAAGACATGTATTAAACTTCATCTTTGTTGATTATGATTTAAATGTCACTTGAACAAGAtgctaaaatttatatttctgTCGATGTCTTTTAATATCTTTCCTTGAGAATAAATGTGATTATCATAATTAAAGTAATAATTTGTTCAAAAGTGTTAATTGTGTTATCAGATAAGGATGATATTTTTAGAAAGATTCAATTATTTTGTTtcgaaagaaataaaaaatgtcaaaattttggtccataaactatataattttctaattttttttttataggattatcagttatttcattttagtccttaaatcTTTATAAGCATTTTCTGGTATGTACGGTACCCTCACCTTCCCTTATCATtattatgcaataaaatttaaataaataaaaaaaagctaatatAGAAGATTAAGGAAAATTCCTTCATTCATATTAACTTTTACGGTTTTACCTTGATTCTTATGCCGTAGGTCTCTCGTGTGGCGAGAAACAAGTCAAAGCATGgcactctatttctctccttccacTCATCCCTATTCTCCAAGTTCCAACTTAATTGATTGAAAGAAGGGGAGCCTAACAATTCAGCAACAGAGCTAGGTGCGAGTTTGAAAGCAAAAATGGAATCGGCTATAGCAGAACTCTTGATTGACAATATCATTTCAACTCTTGCAACTGAAGCGTCGCTATTATGGGGGGTTCGTGATGCAATTGAAGATATCGACCGTGAGTTGACAAGCATGCAGTCTTTTTTACAAGAGGCAGATAAAAGGGGAGCAAGCAGTGCCGTAGAGAAAACTTGGGTGACAAATGTGAGGAACACAGCATATGATGTTGAAGATGTTATTGATATGTTCATGTATCACATCAATAGCCAACAAATTGGGGGTCGATTTGCTTGGTTCCTTCACCATACAATTTACATTCCACAGACTCTTTGGGTGAGGCATAAAATAGCCTGCAAGTTACAAAATATCAATAAGACAATCAAGAGAACTTCAGAGTTAAAAGAGAGATATCGTGGTGATCCTATAGAGGGGAAAAGTTCAGAAGATTTTCACAAATGGGTTGTGCGGCATGCCCAATCATCtttgtttttcaaagaagaTGAACTTGTAGGGATCGAAGATAAAAGAAAACAGTTAATAATGCGGTTGATGGATAGAGAACAGCAACAGACTGTCATTTCAATCTTGGGGATGGGAGGATCTGGCAAAACCACACTAGTTGCCAACATCTATAACAGTGACGTTGTACAGAAACATTTTGATTGTTATGCATGGATCACTGTCTCCCAAAAATATGGTGTAGAAGACTTATTGAGGAGCATGATTGAGAAATTCTATGAGTCAAAGAAGGAAACAAATCCATCAGACTTGAGTTCTAAGGACTACATATCGCTAGGAAAAATGCTGGAGAGCTACTTAGAGAAGAAATCATATCTACTTGTCCTAGATGATGTTTGGAACACAAATGTCTTAAATGAACTAAGACTATCACTTCAAGATGGAGATCCTGGGAGCAAAATCATCCTTACAACTCGTAAAGATGATGTATCTCACCATCGTTTTATGGGTGAACCTTATGTTCATCGTATTCAATTGCTTGAACCAGATGAGGCGTGGGAACTCTTTTGCAAGAAAGCATTCTTAGGCAGTCCAAATAGAATCTGTCCACCAGAGCTTGAATCTGTTGCTCACGAACTTGTAAGAAAATGTGAAGGCCTACCTCTTGCAATTGTGGCTTTGGGCAGTCTTATGTATTCCAAGAATGATTTTCAATGGAGTGAAATTCGTAACACCTTGAATTCGAGTCTAAGTAACAATCCTGACCTAGAAGTAGTGAAGAGCATTTTGTTGCTTAGTTTCAACGAATTACCATATCAATTGAAGCATTGTTTCTTATATTGCTCTCTTTTCCCAGAAGATCATGAGATTCGAAGAAAAAGGCTCATTAAGCTATGGATGGCAGAAGgatttgtgaaaaaatttgaagGGCGCCTTCTAGAAGAAGTAGCAGATAACTATCTAGGAGAACTCACTTTCAGGAACATGCTTCAAGTCGTAAGGTGGAACGAATCTGGAAGGCCACAGAGatataaaatgcatgatatTTTGCGGGACCTTGCTCTGTCAATATCAGTCAAAGAAAAATTTGGTGTTGTACATGATGGAGCAGAAGAAATGAAAGAATGCAAAGCACGCCGCATTTCAATTCACAAAACTGATGGAGAATTCAAATCATTTACGGGTACGTCAAAGCTCcgttcttttcttgtttttaacaaGTTGTTGAAAACACTtcctttaaaaagtaaaatgttaAGGGTTCTAGATTTGGAGGATGCCCCCATTGATAAATTGCCTAATGAAGTATTCAAATTATTCAACTTaagatatttgaatttaagGGGGACTTTACTTAAAAAGCTCCCAAATTCCATTGGGAGGCTCATTAATCTTCAAACCTTGGACGTTAAGGACACACATATAGAGGCCCTTCCTCATGGAATAGGAAAGTTGCAAAACTTGCGGCATTTAATAATGTATCGCTACACTGGAAATTGGAATGACTTCAAATATCTTATAGGAATGCAAGCACCATCAAATATTGGGCAATTAAAGAATTTGCAAACCTTGTGTTGTTTTGAAGCAAAAGGTGACTTGATAAGACAAATTCGGAGCATGACCCAACTTACCTCGATTGGTATTGGCAACGTGAAAGAAGTAGATGAGACGGACTTATGTATCTCAATTCAAAACATGAGACGTCTTAGGGTCTTGACTATCATAGTAGCTGATGAAGAGGAAACTCTCCGAATGGATGCACTCTCAAATCCTCCCGACCTTCGAAATCTTATTTTGTGTGGAAAACTAGAGAGGGTGCCACAGTGGTTTCGTTCACTTCGAAGCCTCACATTTTTGCAATTGGATTGGTCAAGAC
This genomic stretch from Castanea sativa cultivar Marrone di Chiusa Pesio chromosome 9, ASM4071231v1 harbors:
- the LOC142610228 gene encoding disease resistance protein RPM1-like isoform X2 is translated as MESAIAELLIDNIISTLATEASLLWGVRDAIEDIDRELTSMQSFLQEADKRGASSAVEKTWVTNVRNTAYDVEDVIDMFMYHINSQQIGGRFAWFLHHTIYIPQTLWVRHKIACKLQNINKTIKRTSELKERYRGDPIEGKSSEDFHKWVVRHAQSSLFFKEDELVGIEDKRKQLIMRLMDREQQQTVISILGMGGSGKTTLVANIYNSDVVQKHFDCYAWITVSQKYGVEDLLRSMIEKFYESKKETNPSDLSSKDYISLGKMLESYLEKKSYLLVLDDVWNTNVLNELRLSLQDGDPGSKIILTTRKDDVSHHRFMGEPYVHRIQLLEPDEAWELFCKKAFLGSPNRICPPELESVAHELVRKCEGLPLAIVALGSLMYSKNDFQWSEIRNTLNSSLSNNPDLEVVKSILLLSFNELPYQLKHCFLYCSLFPEDHEIRRKRLIKLWMAEGFVKKFEGRLLEEVADNYLGELTFRNMLQVVRWNESGRPQRYKMHDILRDLALSISVKEKFGVVHDGAEEMKECKARRISIHKTDGEFKSFTAKGDLIRQIRSMTQLTSIGIGNVKEVDETDLCISIQNMRRLRVLTIIVADEEETLRMDALSNPPDLRNLILCGKLERVPQWFRSLRSLTFLQLDWSRLIEDLLPHISTLPLLGHLILTNAYVGNQLCFNTGFCKLTKLGICNFPQLNEIIIEKDVMPNLETLNIDSCKELKTVPKGIEYLQNLQELHLISVSMELINRICNMDLLKVQHIPKRYIWK
- the LOC142610228 gene encoding disease resistance protein RPM1-like isoform X1, coding for MESAIAELLIDNIISTLATEASLLWGVRDAIEDIDRELTSMQSFLQEADKRGASSAVEKTWVTNVRNTAYDVEDVIDMFMYHINSQQIGGRFAWFLHHTIYIPQTLWVRHKIACKLQNINKTIKRTSELKERYRGDPIEGKSSEDFHKWVVRHAQSSLFFKEDELVGIEDKRKQLIMRLMDREQQQTVISILGMGGSGKTTLVANIYNSDVVQKHFDCYAWITVSQKYGVEDLLRSMIEKFYESKKETNPSDLSSKDYISLGKMLESYLEKKSYLLVLDDVWNTNVLNELRLSLQDGDPGSKIILTTRKDDVSHHRFMGEPYVHRIQLLEPDEAWELFCKKAFLGSPNRICPPELESVAHELVRKCEGLPLAIVALGSLMYSKNDFQWSEIRNTLNSSLSNNPDLEVVKSILLLSFNELPYQLKHCFLYCSLFPEDHEIRRKRLIKLWMAEGFVKKFEGRLLEEVADNYLGELTFRNMLQVVRWNESGRPQRYKMHDILRDLALSISVKEKFGVVHDGAEEMKECKARRISIHKTDGEFKSFTGTSKLRSFLVFNKLLKTLPLKSKMLRVLDLEDAPIDKLPNEVFKLFNLRYLNLRGTLLKKLPNSIGRLINLQTLDVKDTHIEALPHGIGKLQNLRHLIMYRYTGNWNDFKYLIGMQAPSNIGQLKNLQTLCCFEAKGDLIRQIRSMTQLTSIGIGNVKEVDETDLCISIQNMRRLRVLTIIVADEEETLRMDALSNPPDLRNLILCGKLERVPQWFRSLRSLTFLQLDWSRLIEDLLPHISTLPLLGHLILTNAYVGNQLCFNTGFCKLTKLGICNFPQLNEIIIEKDVMPNLETLNIDSCKELKTVPKGIEYLQNLQELHLISVSMELINRICNMDLLKVQHIPKRYIWK